In Nitrospiria bacterium, the DNA window GCCTCGCACGCCAGCGTCACCGGGTACCCGCTCAACAAGACGCAGGCCAGCCCCGCGTACGCTCCGACGGTTTCAAAGCTGCGTTGGTCCATCATTACGGTTCGTTCGTAATGGCTGCGGATGCGAAACCCGTTTTTTCCCAGCCGCTCGCACCATTCCGTGAGCGTCGGCCATTGTTTTGAAAATGCCGCCGCCACTCGGCCCCGAACCCTGCGAATTCCCTCCCGTCCGTTGCGCTTGAGTTCCTCATCCCTGTTTTTGATGAATCGCAAGGCTTCAATCATCCATTGGTGATAAAATTTCTCGGTTCCGGGAGAAAAGGTTCCCGCATAAAAGGAGCTGTTAAAGGCGAGCAAACCGCCGGGACGGAGGACACGGCGAATCTCCCGAAGCAGGAGGTCCGTATCCGGGAGGATGTGAATCGCATTTCCCATGACGACCGCATCAAACCGACTGTCCCGAATCGGAAGGGTATCGGCCGAGGCTTCTACCAGACCGAAGGACCGTCCAAAGTCAAATGGCTCGCGGTTCAGAAAACCGGAGCGGTTCAAGCGACTCCGGGTCAGAAGCAAGGATTCATGGGAAAGATCGCTTTGAACGATTCGGAGTTTCGGGTGCGCCTGTAGCATCATGACACTGAGGATGCCCGTGCCGCAAGCCAGATCCAATATGTCGCTGCAGGATTCGATCGGAAGGGTGTTGATGAACGCCCGATTGGCTTCCAAGTATTCGGGTTCATCCGAATACGGTTCATAGGATGTAACGATCGTTGGTTTGTCCATCTTCAACCTGCCATGTGTTTTGTTGCGGCCGCTAAAACGTAATAACGAAGATTAAGAAGACTCCGATTCACATGGGACATGATCCCGTTGAAGACTTCGGTGTCGATTTCCCGTGCACGGAATCGATCCAGGGCCGTTCGGCTGATGTACCTGTGATAGCTCTCAGCGCATTCTCGAGTTGCGTCGATGACTTGTACCTCGGAAAATCCGATTTTCTCCAGCAGGGTGTGGTAAGCATTGACATCCCGGAGATAGTTTCCTTTATTTCGACTCCAATCGGTCAGTTCCCCGGTTCTGGAATAGAGGGTGTCGGCGAGGACAAGACGGCCCCCGGGTTGAAGAATCCGGAACGCCTCTTTTAGGAAAGAGGCGCGATGAGGGAAGAAGCCGGCCCGTTCGACACAGAGAATGCCGCCGAAAGTTCCATCTGGAAAATCCATGTCCGCGGTGTCCATATGGTGGATGAAGGATAGGCCGGGCTGCTCTCGTTCCAAATTCCTCCAAAGGGGATTGCGGTAACCGGTTGCCGTGATCCGTTGCGGAGGCAATTTTCGTATAAGATAGCGCGTTGATCCGCCGCGGCCGCAATCCACATCAAGAATCCGACCGGAGACCGGTCCCAAGAGCTTTAAGAGCCGGTCCATCAGATGCTCGCAAGCCTGTCGGGCCGATTGGGCACCGTCCTCCCAGTAGCCCATCTGATCGAAGTCGCTTTTTTCATAAAAGTCATCGACTCGATCGGCATAGAATTCCCGATCAAATTGTCGGTGGACAATCCGCATGGCTGCACGTTCGGGGTCTTTTTGTTTCTGCGCTAATGGCGATTCGGTGCCGCGCTCCTGGTTTTTTTTCTTTCCAATCCAGATCTCGCACCCACCTCTGGGGTTGGGCTGATATTTCCAACCCGATTCGGTTTTGACACCGACAAGCGGCCCGAATGGATTGGCTGTTCCGACGAACAGACCGCTAGGTGTCGAGCTCATGTTTCGAATACCAAAATTGAAAGGGGTTCCGAAACCGTCCAAGGAGACAGGATGCCAGTGGATGCCGTCTCGGGTTCGCCATAACTCGCACCCTCCGGACCGGAGTGTGAGTTCCTCGACCCCTACTTTTTGGATTTGTTGAACAAGGGCTTCGGGAAAACCCTCGAATGTCAGGAACGGAAGAAAACAGCCCCAGTTGTATGTGGCCACGTAAAGCCATTCCTCATGCACGCACATTCGCCAGGTATAACCGTTGAAAAAATTATTGAATCCCGGTCCCAAGCCGCTTAATGGGATTTTAAACCCTTCCGGCGTGACCCGAGGAGCCCCCACCAACAGCTCCCATGTGTCATCGGGGTAGACACGGATGACCTCGGAAGCTGCCGGTCCTACCTTATGATAGCGATTGTATCCCCCGCCCGCAATGCCGGTCCCCACATAGAGCGCCCCGTTGAAGACGAAGAGGCTGGCCACCCCTTCGTTGTCGATTCCACGATAGGCTCCGGATGTTAGCACACGGGTCCATGTGTAGGGAGGAGAGCTCTCGGCGCGGGTCTTCCAGAGTTCAAATCCGGTTGCCGGGTTCAGCGTGCCGGCATAAAGGTAGCCGTTGAAGGCGGTCATTTCAAAGATGCCCAGGTTGCCCGGGTGTCCGAATCCGAGATGATTCACGGTCCGCCATTGTCCACCCGCCGGGTCGTCTGTTTCGAGGATCACCGGAAGCTCTGCTTCGTTGGGACCGTGTCCTGCCCTCCCGACCGGCGAGGTATAGAGCCGTCCGTTGAAGGCTTGGAGGGTGCGAAAACAGACCATGCTGGGGTGTCCGAGGCCCGGTTCGCTGACGTCTGTGAAAGACCGACCATCTTCCGAGCGAATGAACCGGGATCCGGTCGCCGACCAACTGCTCAGATAAAGCACCGGTCGTCCGTCGCTTTTCCCCTGGAAAACAGCCATCCCTCGATATCCGATGTCGCGCATTTCCTCCTTGCCGTTTCGCATGATCATCGGAGAAATATGTACCATTTCCCACTTCTCCACGCGGGGATCGTATCGCCAGATTTGAGCCCGAAGCTCCTGGGGGTCCGGCGGGCTTGTACACCGGACTGGCCAGCAATTCATCTTGAGGGGATTGCGCGCATTGACTAGGCAAAGATTGTCGCGGGTTGTGCCGACATAGAGGTAGCCGTCGAACCAGGCCATCGAATGAGGGTAAGAATTACGGGCATCTCCAAATCCTCGGATGGCGATCTGTGTGAAGTCGTTCAGGGTCAATCCCCGCCGGGGAATACGGGACGCTTCGTGTTTAATGAGCGTTTGGGTTGGCATCCCTATCACCTGCCCAAGCTTCTATCGGTTGCAGTGTGGAGCGCGGGTCCTTCTCGATAAATTCTATGAGAAGTTGGGCAAACCTTCCGGGAACCTCGACCGGAAAGAAATGACCGACCCCCGGCAGGATGACGGTCTCGTGCCGGGGCAATAATTTTTCCAATCGGAGACAAGTCTTCAGGCAGCGGGAGTTCTCACCGAAGATCAACAGCGTTGGGGTCTCGACCTTTTGGATGAGCGCGCGATCCAATCCCGAGATGCTGAGGACATCCTTTTGAAATGTGGTGGTCGTTCGCAGGCGGAGCCATTTTCTTGCGGTCCGGCTGTTCGGATTCCATGAACCGAATGCGATCGCAAGTCCCTGATCCGTTCCCGGTCTCGGAACCGGTCCGACCAGTTCCTCCAGCATGGTGTAGACGACCTTGGGAGTATCGTCCGCAACAGGGATTCCCCGGTCCTGTAGTTTTTTCCGACGGGCTCTCCAGAACGGGCCGTCCTTGCCGGAAGGGATCGGCTGAAGCGCGTGAACACGACAATCGGCCAGGGTGAGCGTCTCGAACCGTTCCGGGTGCAGCGCCGCACTATGCAGGGCCACCGCACCGCCGAAACTGTGCCCGACGAGATGGGCCCGAGGGATCTTCAGATGGTCCATCAGGCCGATCAGGTCCGATGCCATGTGGGCGGTCGTATAGTCTGAGGCTGGCATATCGGTGCCGCCGTGGCCGCGCAAGTCAAAGACCGTGACTCGGAAGGCCTTGCTGAGATGGGGGACGACTTGGAGAAACCAGAACGCCAGATTGGCTGCGAGTCCATGCACCATGATAAGATCCGGGCCGGATCCCGCTGTCTCATACTGAATTTGAAGTCCGTTGATCAGCGCCTTGGCCATCTTCGTCACATGTATCCCAAAGTTTTGAGCCGATCCATGACTTGGGCCTGTTCGGCTGCAGTCATCGTGGCCTGTTTTTCCTGGTCCCGGCTATTATCCGGGGCGAGTGTCGGAGACCCGATCCGGATCGGCATTTCCTGAAAAACTTCCGGCTTGAAAATCTCGGTCGCCACACTTCCTTCCAGGTCCTCGGGTACCGGGAGCCCAATGCTGTACAATAGCGTCGGAGCGACATCCAGTATGGACCGTGGAGCGGCTAAAAGACCTTTTTTAATTCCCTTCCCGGAGGCGAAAAAGATGCCCTCGTGGCGATGGGTGCCGTTAACCTCAGGGCGGGGTTTCAAGGGCGACCGAGCGTTCAGGATTGAGACGAAACCGTTGTCTCTGAGCACCAAGGTCAGGTCCGGGGCCTGAGACATGTAGGGCCCCGGAAAGGCCTCTTCCCGCGTGAGAATCTTTTTGACGACGCGATCACCCGTCGCCGGGTCGCGGAATTCGTTCAAACGAGCCACCAGCCGTGCGCGGAAAGACTCGTATTCCGAAAGGGGGATACCCGGTTTCCCCGGCCCCGTCGATGTCCGGATATAAATGCCGTTGCTGCTGGATGTCCGGACGTAAGCGGTGGTCCGGTCCCAATCGATCGTTTCGTAATGTTCGCGGAGGCGTTCTGCGGTCAAGGAATCGGATTGATCCTCCGGTGTGCCTTCTTTCCACGTGAGATAGCCGTTTTGATTCAGCCAGGCGTTAGCATAAAAGATCTCATGAGTCGGACCGAACCCGTGATCGGAGGCCATGAATACCCGGGAATCCGGCCCGGCGATTCGGACCAGCTCGCTCAAGAATCCGTCCAGCCGACGGAAATAGTCCCGGCAGATCTCTCGGACGCGGATTTCCCAATCGGAGGGATTCGGAGGAAAGTACGCGGGGTCCAGAAACCTCCAGACCAGATGCTGAAGTTTGTCGACTCCGTCGAATACGACCGCCGTCAGGTCGGTCGGGTCGGTCAGCATGAGGTGGCTCGTGATCTCGAACCACTGCCGTTCCTTTCGGATATTGTACTGGATCCACTCCTCGCAGTCTTCTTTGGCCAGCCCGAGCAGGGGTTTGCGTCCCTGATCCACGTCCCACGAGACGTCTTTGACGTTGAAACCGGAAAGCACCTTGAGTTGATCGTAAAGTCCGGGAGGGTAGACGTTCAGCTTTAGATTTCTCGATGTGACGAAGCCCGGCACGATATGTCCCTTGACGGGTCTCGGAGGGTACATCGCGATGAAATTGAGACATGTGATGCTTTTATTGTTTCGGCTTGCGATCGACCAGATGGTCTCGCAGCGGACATCGCGCGCGTTGATGAGGGTGAAGAAGATCGTCTTCTCTTTCTCCTCGCCTCGAATGAAATCGTAGACGCCGTGATGTCCCGGACCTCGCCCCGTCATCATCGATGTGAAGGCCGGAGGGGTGAGGGGATTCGGAGTGGAAAGGAGTTCGCCCCTCGTCCCGTTCTCCAAAAAGCTTTTGAGAAACGGCATAACGCCGTCCTCCATGAGCGGATTCAGAACGTTGAATGTCGCTCCATCCAGAGCGATCAAGAGCGTGCGAGCCATTTTGTTATCTCCATGTGAGTATAATAAAAACCATCGAAACGAGCGGGTATAAGCCGGAATCAGATATGAGCTTTCAGAAAATCGGCAATCCGAGAAACCTGAAGATCGTTCACGTATCGGCCGTTCTCCATAACCAAATCCTCGAATGGAATGTCGTGCTTGCCGAATCGCTCCTGAATGGCCACGATGAGATGAACCACATCGACTGATTCAAAAGCCAAGTCGCCCATGAGTCGGGTTTCGCCAGTAATCTGGCCCGAAAATCCGGTGTCCCAGTCGCTCGTTATGTCCTCGATGATCTTGATCAGTTGGTTTTGGACCGTTCCGGAGTTCACTCCTGTGTTCTGTCGGATGTTCTCCATACCTTCTCCTTTAAGTTTAAAATATGTTTAAAAAATTGATAACGCGCTGATCAGGGAGCCTTCCCGTAGGGTTCGAGCCTTAAGGCTCGAACCGCCCAGCGCGGGAAGGTCTCGTGCCAGATTCCCCTGTAATACCAGCTCCATTTCACCGTTCTGGGGGTGGATAGACTCAATCACGAGATCTCGCATTTGCCCCAGAAGACCACGTCCCAGCGCCTTGGCTACCGCTTCCTTTGCACACCAGAAGCGCAGCGCCCATTCCTCCGGATCACCGGTAAGACCGGCCAGCAGGCGGCGTTCACCTTCGGTAAAGGCCAAGCTGAGCCATCCGGGATCGCGGCCGCCGACGGGCCATTGTTCGATATCCAGCCCCAGCCCGCTGGCGGTATCCGGCCAACAGGCGGCGGCCGCCGCACACCCGGCCGAATGGGAGATCGAAACGTATGGCACTCCGCCTAGGCCATCCATCCAACTGCCGGCCACACGCGGTCGCCCCTCGGCATCGGTTAATATCTCGACATCGGCTGGGAAAAGGTCCAGTCCATGGCGCGTCTTTACAAGGCGTCGGATCGCGTCCTTCGCTGCGCAACGGCCGAGAAGCCACTCAACCTGGCGTTGGTTTGGACCTTTTAAGTCATGCCAGAACTCGCGTTCCCGATGGCTCAAGATGAGATGCGCCAAGACCCGACGCCAGATCATGGCGTGGGCATCCATAAAATCCGCCGGAAACGGTTCACGCAACGCGCAACTCACGGAACGTCCATTGTTGAAATTGGGACCGAACACGGACCAGTCTCGGGTTAGATAGCCGACCTGCGGCCGAATTCGGGTCCGATAGAATTCCTCCGGCAGTTCGAACCGGCGGTCCTCCCAGTTCGACATCCGCAGATACAGTCGGCCGTCCGGTCCGATCAGATCGATGTCGGAACTAATTTGCTGATCGCCCTCCAGCCGGATCCGGGCGCGGCCGGTGACGCACGTGCCGACCGGAAGGCGCGGACCAAAAATCTGGAGTTCCCGCAACCGGAACGGAAAGACATTGAAACCGGTCGGAAGATGTTCGGTCGTCCAATAACCCACGAGCTGGCCCGCCGCATCCAACAGAATTGGATCGGTTATCCAGACCGGGCTCTGAATCGATCGAAACAATCGGTCTAGCGGCAGGACGGTTAGGGTAGCTTCCGTTCCGTCCTGGCCCCAGCGGTCGACCGACTTCACGCCCTGAAACGTCGGACCGTGAAACATTCCCTCGGCATACAGATTTTCAGGACGCCACCGCGATGGACGTTCAGTCGTCAGGGGGAGCGGCGCGGCGACCGGCGTGGCTGGATAGCGATCGGAAAAAACTGCGACGCATTCGGCCAACACCGGCCCGGGGGTTCCGGATGATTCGGAGACTTCCCGGATCTTGACCTCGATCTCTGTTCCGTCGTGATCGGATATCCGAGCGGCCGTCATCGCGAGCGTGACGGGCGGTCGGTCGAACGCGATCCACCGATAGGCGCGAATCTCGCGCATGCGGACCAAATGCAGGTCCGGCGCGAGCGCTGCCGCCACCTGGGCCATGATCTCCATCGTCATGGTGAGCGGCATGACGGGCAAGGCCATAAGAGTTTTATCGGTCATCGAAACCTGTCCGCCAAGTGTGTGGTGCCGGAGAAAGATATCCTCCTCTGGATCGATCCGACGAATGGCTTCGAGGCGCTTGCCGGGCTCCAAGGTGACGATGTGGTTGAGAAACGGAAAATTCTGAATCGG includes these proteins:
- a CDS encoding class I SAM-dependent methyltransferase; its protein translation is MDKPTIVTSYEPYSDEPEYLEANRAFINTLPIESCSDILDLACGTGILSVMMLQAHPKLRIVQSDLSHESLLLTRSRLNRSGFLNREPFDFGRSFGLVEASADTLPIRDSRFDAVVMGNAIHILPDTDLLLREIRRVLRPGGLLAFNSSFYAGTFSPGTEKFYHQWMIEALRFIKNRDEELKRNGREGIRRVRGRVAAAFSKQWPTLTEWCERLGKNGFRIRSHYERTVMMDQRSFETVGAYAGLACVLLSGYPVTLACEALQAASGPALAAVNMKSVPRLWLEVAALVSDD
- a CDS encoding methyltransferase domain-containing protein, translated to MPTQTLIKHEASRIPRRGLTLNDFTQIAIRGFGDARNSYPHSMAWFDGYLYVGTTRDNLCLVNARNPLKMNCWPVRCTSPPDPQELRAQIWRYDPRVEKWEMVHISPMIMRNGKEEMRDIGYRGMAVFQGKSDGRPVLYLSSWSATGSRFIRSEDGRSFTDVSEPGLGHPSMVCFRTLQAFNGRLYTSPVGRAGHGPNEAELPVILETDDPAGGQWRTVNHLGFGHPGNLGIFEMTAFNGYLYAGTLNPATGFELWKTRAESSPPYTWTRVLTSGAYRGIDNEGVASLFVFNGALYVGTGIAGGGYNRYHKVGPAASEVIRVYPDDTWELLVGAPRVTPEGFKIPLSGLGPGFNNFFNGYTWRMCVHEEWLYVATYNWGCFLPFLTFEGFPEALVQQIQKVGVEELTLRSGGCELWRTRDGIHWHPVSLDGFGTPFNFGIRNMSSTPSGLFVGTANPFGPLVGVKTESGWKYQPNPRGGCEIWIGKKKNQERGTESPLAQKQKDPERAAMRIVHRQFDREFYADRVDDFYEKSDFDQMGYWEDGAQSARQACEHLMDRLLKLLGPVSGRILDVDCGRGGSTRYLIRKLPPQRITATGYRNPLWRNLEREQPGLSFIHHMDTADMDFPDGTFGGILCVERAGFFPHRASFLKEAFRILQPGGRLVLADTLYSRTGELTDWSRNKGNYLRDVNAYHTLLEKIGFSEVQVIDATRECAESYHRYISRTALDRFRAREIDTEVFNGIMSHVNRSLLNLRYYVLAAATKHMAG
- a CDS encoding alpha/beta hydrolase → MAKALINGLQIQYETAGSGPDLIMVHGLAANLAFWFLQVVPHLSKAFRVTVFDLRGHGGTDMPASDYTTAHMASDLIGLMDHLKIPRAHLVGHSFGGAVALHSAALHPERFETLTLADCRVHALQPIPSGKDGPFWRARRKKLQDRGIPVADDTPKVVYTMLEELVGPVPRPGTDQGLAIAFGSWNPNSRTARKWLRLRTTTTFQKDVLSISGLDRALIQKVETPTLLIFGENSRCLKTCLRLEKLLPRHETVILPGVGHFFPVEVPGRFAQLLIEFIEKDPRSTLQPIEAWAGDRDANPNAH
- a CDS encoding alkaline phosphatase family protein produces the protein MARTLLIALDGATFNVLNPLMEDGVMPFLKSFLENGTRGELLSTPNPLTPPAFTSMMTGRGPGHHGVYDFIRGEEKEKTIFFTLINARDVRCETIWSIASRNNKSITCLNFIAMYPPRPVKGHIVPGFVTSRNLKLNVYPPGLYDQLKVLSGFNVKDVSWDVDQGRKPLLGLAKEDCEEWIQYNIRKERQWFEITSHLMLTDPTDLTAVVFDGVDKLQHLVWRFLDPAYFPPNPSDWEIRVREICRDYFRRLDGFLSELVRIAGPDSRVFMASDHGFGPTHEIFYANAWLNQNGYLTWKEGTPEDQSDSLTAERLREHYETIDWDRTTAYVRTSSSNGIYIRTSTGPGKPGIPLSEYESFRARLVARLNEFRDPATGDRVVKKILTREEAFPGPYMSQAPDLTLVLRDNGFVSILNARSPLKPRPEVNGTHRHEGIFFASGKGIKKGLLAAPRSILDVAPTLLYSIGLPVPEDLEGSVATEIFKPEVFQEMPIRIGSPTLAPDNSRDQEKQATMTAAEQAQVMDRLKTLGYM
- a CDS encoding acyl carrier protein: MENIRQNTGVNSGTVQNQLIKIIEDITSDWDTGFSGQITGETRLMGDLAFESVDVVHLIVAIQERFGKHDIPFEDLVMENGRYVNDLQVSRIADFLKAHI